DNA from bacterium:
CTGCTCCCGCTGCCGGGGGACCGGGGCCGAACCGGGGCATCCGCCGAAGGCCTGCCCGGCGTGCGGGGGGCGGGGGAGGGTCGTGCGCCAGACCGGCTTCATGCGCCTGGAGACGCCCTGCTCCAACTGCCGGGGGACCGGCCAGGTCATCGAGGAGCACTGCGGCCTCTGCGGCGGGTCGGGGTACACCCGAACCTCCCCGCACCTCGAGGTGGAGATTCCCGCCGGGATTGACGACGGTCAGCGCATCCGCCTCTCCGGCGAGGGCAACGACGGCTCGGCCCCCGGATTCCGGGGCGACCTCTACATCGTCTGCGACCTCGAGCCCCACCCGGTTTTCCGTCGCAACGGCCGGGACCTGCTCGTGGACCTGGCGCTCACCTACCCCCAGCTCGCCCTGGGGGCCAAGGTCGAGGTGCCGACCCTCGGGGAGCCGGAGAATCTGGATGTTCCGGCGGGGACTCAAGCCGGCGCGGTCTTCACCATCCGCAAGGCCGGGTTCCCCCAGATCGGGCGCGGGCGCCGCGGCGACCTCCGGGTGACCGTCACCGTCGCCGTGCCCAAACGGCTCAGCCGGGAGCAGAAAAAGCTGCTGCGCGAGCTCCAGGATACGCTGGACAAGGAACAAGGGGTTTAACCGAGCGAAGCGAGTAACGCCCCAGCGAAACCCCTTGCCTCCATCCGCGGGAGGACCGCATGACCCAGGATTCAGGCACGCACGACGCCAACTTCCTCGGGCTGGTGTACAGCCTCTACCAGTCGGCGATGATTCAGATGGGCAAGCTGGCCCACCCGGAGACGGGCGGGGTGGAGCGCGACCTCCCGGCCGCCCGCGTCTCCATTGACCTCTTGGAGACCCTCGCCCACAAGACCCGGGGCAACCTTTCCGAGAGCGAGGACAAGCTCCTGAAGAACATGCTCACCGATCTCCGCCTGAACTACGTGGGCGAGGCGGAGAAGGACGACAAACCGATGGAACCCGCGGCGGAGGAACCGGCGGCAGATGAAGACGGGCAGTCCACCGAGGGAAAGGGTTAGCACCCCCCCGGAGGTCCAGGAGACGGCGGGGCCGGGTTGGGGGTTCATCGGGCGCATCGGCCGGAAAGCCCTGGCCTGGGCTCTGGACGGAGCCGCGCTGAACTCCACCGTCACCTCGGTCGAGCTCGCGGACTACCTGGACCGGTGCGCTTCGGCGGGCATCCGGGCGGTGTGCGTCCTGCCCCGCCACCTGGCCGAGGCGCGCGCCAGGATTGACGACCGCGGATTCCCGCTCTACCTCTGCGGGGTGGTGGATTTCCCCCTCGGCGTCCGGCCCGCGCCCGAGAAGGAGGCCGAGGCCGGACGGCTCATCGCCGCGGGGGCCGACGAGCTGGACGCCGTGATGAACCTGGATCTCCTGCGCGCCGGGCGGTGCGGGGAGGTTCTGGAGGATCTGCGGCGGCTCAGGGCGGTGGCCGGCCCGAGGGTTTTGAAAATCATCATCGAAACGCCGCTTTTGACCAATGACCAGAAGGCCCAGGCGGCGGAGCTGTGCATCGAGGCCGACGTGGACTGCGTGAAGACCTCCACCGGTTGCCACGGGCCCACGAAAACCGCCGACGTGCGGCTGGTCCGGGAGGTCGTCGGCTCGGAGCTGGACATCAAAGCCGCGGGCGGCATTCGGACCCTGGACGACACGGCGCGCTTCTTCGAGGCCGGGGCGAACCGCATCGGCGCTTCCACGGCCCCCGACATCATGGCCGAGTTCGACCGCACACGGGAACGAGAATCGGATGGACTCGACATTTAACGGAACCGAACCATGCCGCCCAGACCCCTGAACAAGACCGCCCTGCGGCGCCTCTTGGAGATTGACCGGCTGGTGCGCTCGGGGAGCGGCCCGACCACCGAGGGCCTCGCCGAGCACTTCGAGGTGACCGAGCGGACCATCTACCGGGACCTGGCCTACCTGCGCGACCAGCTCAACGCGCCGCTGGCCTACGCCCGCGGCGACGACTACAAGAGCGGCTACCGGTACACCGATCCGGCGTACGTGCTGCCGGCCAACTTCCTGCGCCGCGCCGAGGTGACCGGAGCCCTGCTGGCGGGGAAGCTGGTCGCCCAGTCCCCCGGCCAGCCGCGAGGCGCCGCCTTCGCCGGTCTCGTCGAGCGACTGAAGGACCTGCTGGACGCCCGGGAGCTCTCGGTCATCGAGAGCGAGGTGTCCGCGTTCGATTACGCCGCGCGCCGCGTCTGGCGCGTGGACCCGCGCATCGTCGAGGCCGCCGGGGCGGCTCTGCGCCGGAGAAGGAGAATCCAGGCCGACCTCTTCGTCCCCGGCGCGGACGAGAACCCCGACGTCGGCGAAAACTGGCGACGCTTCGCCTTCGAGATTTTCCGTATCTGCAACCTGGACGGCGCCTGGTATATCTTGGGGCGCGACGTGGACTCCAGCGAGCGGACGGCGGTCCCCCTGGCGCGGCTCAAGGGGTTCCGCGAGCTGTCCGAGCGCTACTCGGTGCCGGCCGATTTCAGCCTCGCCGACGCCCTGGCCGATGCCTTCGGCTTCCGGCTGGACTCGCCGGGGTACCGGGTTCAGCTTCTATTCCACGGCCGGGCGGCCCACCTGGTGGCCGAACGCGAGTGGCACCCCAGCCAGCGGATGGCCTTCCAGCCCGACGGATCCCTGCGGCTCACCCTGCGCACCGCGAACCTCGGCGAGTTGGCCCGGTGGCTGGCCGGTTTTCCGGGGGAGGTCCGCGTCGAGGCTCCCGAGGAGCTGCGCCGTCTGGTCGTCGGCAACGCCCGGAGGCTCCTGGAGGACAACGAACCCGAACCATGACGCGATTCCTGCCCGCTATTCTGATTTTATTGACCACGGCGCACGCCGCCCTGGAAATCCGCGAAGTGCCTCCGCTGGTCAAGAGCGATCGGACCCTGGAAGCCGAGCTCGAGCGTGGTTGCTGGGAGCTCATCTACGCGCTGGAGGG
Protein-coding regions in this window:
- the dnaJ gene encoding molecular chaperone DnaJ, producing the protein MTIHRRDYYEVLEVPHDADAAAVKKAYRKKALEFHPDRNPDAPEAEERFKEASEAYQVLSDPQKRAVYDRYGHEGLAGRGYHGFDDVGDIFDLFGDLFGGLFGGGVRRGAPHVRRGDDLRADVTVTYAEALTGVTKGIKIARVELCSRCRGTGAEPGHPPKACPACGGRGRVVRQTGFMRLETPCSNCRGTGQVIEEHCGLCGGSGYTRTSPHLEVEIPAGIDDGQRIRLSGEGNDGSAPGFRGDLYIVCDLEPHPVFRRNGRDLLVDLALTYPQLALGAKVEVPTLGEPENLDVPAGTQAGAVFTIRKAGFPQIGRGRRGDLRVTVTVAVPKRLSREQKKLLRELQDTLDKEQGV
- a CDS encoding DUF1844 domain-containing protein yields the protein MTQDSGTHDANFLGLVYSLYQSAMIQMGKLAHPETGGVERDLPAARVSIDLLETLAHKTRGNLSESEDKLLKNMLTDLRLNYVGEAEKDDKPMEPAAEEPAADEDGQSTEGKG
- the deoC gene encoding deoxyribose-phosphate aldolase, with translation MKTGSPPRERVSTPPEVQETAGPGWGFIGRIGRKALAWALDGAALNSTVTSVELADYLDRCASAGIRAVCVLPRHLAEARARIDDRGFPLYLCGVVDFPLGVRPAPEKEAEAGRLIAAGADELDAVMNLDLLRAGRCGEVLEDLRRLRAVAGPRVLKIIIETPLLTNDQKAQAAELCIEADVDCVKTSTGCHGPTKTADVRLVREVVGSELDIKAAGGIRTLDDTARFFEAGANRIGASTAPDIMAEFDRTRERESDGLDI
- a CDS encoding WYL domain-containing protein, with the protein product MPPRPLNKTALRRLLEIDRLVRSGSGPTTEGLAEHFEVTERTIYRDLAYLRDQLNAPLAYARGDDYKSGYRYTDPAYVLPANFLRRAEVTGALLAGKLVAQSPGQPRGAAFAGLVERLKDLLDARELSVIESEVSAFDYAARRVWRVDPRIVEAAGAALRRRRRIQADLFVPGADENPDVGENWRRFAFEIFRICNLDGAWYILGRDVDSSERTAVPLARLKGFRELSERYSVPADFSLADALADAFGFRLDSPGYRVQLLFHGRAAHLVAEREWHPSQRMAFQPDGSLRLTLRTANLGELARWLAGFPGEVRVEAPEELRRLVVGNARRLLEDNEPEP